The Streptomyces sp. NBC_01689 genome includes a window with the following:
- a CDS encoding TetR/AcrR family transcriptional regulator, which produces MARPRKFDEQQVLDTAREQFWARGFAATRMDDIAAATGLGKGSLYGAFGGKQELFHRVFDDYCRSVVDATAQQLHGDDEGAYARLSAYVHAVAAATAADTAQRGCLLAKGAAELTEHDETVAQRAHTAIDALSTLLEDDIAACRRNGDLAADADPAQLAALMLAVLRGIEALGKAGADEKTLTGIAHTALAVLPRPTT; this is translated from the coding sequence ATGGCACGACCCCGGAAATTCGACGAACAGCAGGTCCTGGACACCGCTCGGGAACAGTTCTGGGCGCGTGGCTTCGCCGCCACCCGCATGGACGACATCGCCGCGGCGACCGGCCTCGGCAAGGGCAGCCTGTACGGCGCGTTCGGCGGCAAGCAGGAACTCTTCCACCGCGTGTTCGACGACTACTGCAGGTCGGTCGTCGACGCCACCGCCCAACAGCTGCACGGCGACGACGAGGGCGCCTACGCCCGGCTGTCCGCCTACGTCCACGCGGTGGCCGCCGCCACCGCCGCCGACACCGCCCAGCGCGGATGCCTCCTCGCCAAAGGTGCCGCCGAGCTGACCGAACACGACGAGACCGTGGCCCAGCGCGCCCACACCGCCATCGACGCACTGAGCACACTCCTCGAGGACGACATCGCCGCCTGCCGGCGCAACGGCGACCTCGCCGCCGACGCGGACCCCGCACAACTCGCCGCACTGATGCTCGCCGTCCTGCGTGGCATCGAAGCACTCGGCAAAGCCGGAGCCGACGAGAAGACACTCACCGGCATCGCCCACACCGCCCTCGCCGTCCTGCCCCGCCCCACCACCTGA
- a CDS encoding DUF1152 domain-containing protein: MTSLHSNPLFTRLADAERILVAGAGGGFDIYSGLPLALSLMHQGKQVHLANLSFSALAGLPIDHWVAPDLAAVTPDSALHQGYFPERTLAQWLDRHGCPSTVYAFPQTGVRPLRAAYQALIELHRVDAVVLVDGGTDILMRGDEAGLGTPEEDLTSVAALAALDDIPTRLVVSVGFGVDAYHGVNHVQVLENIAALERDGAYLGAFSIPRATREGALYLDAVTHAQRHTPEHPSIVNGSIAAAVRGAFGDVRFTDRTRGSELFVNPLMSLYFAFDLPGLAARCLYLDRIEDTHLMRQVHARIAEFRESVVTRPPRSFPH; this comes from the coding sequence ATGACGTCTCTCCACTCCAACCCGCTCTTCACGAGGCTCGCTGATGCCGAACGGATCCTCGTCGCGGGCGCGGGCGGTGGCTTCGACATCTACTCCGGCCTGCCGTTGGCGCTCTCCCTCATGCATCAGGGCAAGCAGGTACATCTCGCGAACCTCTCCTTCAGCGCACTCGCCGGTCTCCCGATCGACCACTGGGTCGCGCCCGACCTGGCCGCCGTCACTCCCGACTCCGCGTTGCACCAGGGCTACTTCCCGGAGCGAACGCTCGCCCAGTGGCTGGACCGGCACGGCTGCCCGTCCACCGTGTACGCCTTCCCCCAGACCGGGGTACGCCCGCTGCGCGCCGCCTACCAAGCACTGATCGAGCTGCACCGCGTCGACGCCGTGGTGCTGGTCGACGGCGGTACGGACATTTTGATGCGTGGCGATGAAGCCGGGCTGGGCACTCCGGAGGAGGACCTGACGAGCGTGGCGGCGCTGGCCGCACTGGACGACATTCCGACCCGGCTCGTCGTGTCGGTCGGCTTCGGTGTGGACGCGTACCACGGCGTGAACCACGTACAGGTCTTGGAGAACATCGCCGCCCTGGAGCGCGACGGCGCCTATCTCGGTGCGTTCTCGATACCGCGCGCCACCCGTGAGGGCGCGCTCTACCTCGACGCGGTGACGCACGCTCAGCGCCACACCCCGGAGCACCCCAGCATCGTGAACGGTTCCATCGCGGCCGCCGTGCGCGGCGCGTTCGGCGATGTCCGGTTCACTGACCGCACCCGGGGCAGCGAGTTGTTCGTGAACCCGTTGATGTCCCTGTACTTCGCCTTCGACCTGCCGGGCCTGGCAGCCCGCTGCCTCTACCTGGACCGGATCGAGGACACCCATCTGATGCGCCAAGTCCACGCGCGGATCGCCGAATTCCGCGAATCCGTAGTCACTCGCCCACCCCGAAGCTTCCCGCACTAA
- a CDS encoding phosphotransferase — protein sequence MLNQLPFDEALRSTVGTPRRSELLDSSPRSRVWRVQLADRSPVIVKQITDDGDTGADADTRFAREVAGLRLAGRATEPAVAPAVLATDQPARVMVLDHLDDLGRTDDWMPGYAESLARLHALTGPADVGALPAWSGPTAADAESFLALARTLDVPVPSAAPDELGALLDRLDPTPHHALLHGDPCPGNDLRTTGGVRFVDFERASLGNGLVELAYFRIGFPTCWCAMSVTGAPLAEVEDIYRTTWRVLTGGDVPGDLADACASWLIQGDALVERAHRGTADQLARVPTEDFEWGYVSARERLVHRLGVVADITRDHDHLHAVGHLSSALATRLLERWPALRPLPAHDARPWH from the coding sequence ATGCTGAACCAGCTTCCGTTCGACGAAGCGCTGCGGTCCACCGTCGGCACTCCCAGGCGAAGCGAGCTTCTGGACAGCAGTCCGCGATCGCGGGTGTGGCGGGTCCAGTTGGCCGATCGGAGCCCGGTGATCGTCAAGCAGATCACCGACGACGGGGACACGGGCGCCGACGCGGACACGCGCTTCGCGCGGGAGGTCGCCGGACTGCGCCTGGCCGGCCGGGCCACCGAGCCCGCCGTGGCTCCCGCGGTGCTCGCCACGGATCAGCCCGCGCGGGTGATGGTCCTCGATCACCTGGACGACCTCGGCAGGACCGACGACTGGATGCCCGGGTACGCCGAGTCGCTCGCCCGCCTGCACGCTCTGACCGGCCCCGCCGACGTGGGCGCGCTCCCGGCCTGGTCGGGTCCCACGGCCGCCGACGCGGAGTCCTTCCTCGCCCTGGCCCGGACGCTCGACGTCCCCGTCCCCTCCGCGGCGCCCGACGAACTCGGCGCTCTCCTGGACCGGCTGGACCCCACTCCCCATCATGCGCTGCTGCACGGCGACCCGTGCCCCGGCAACGACCTGCGCACCACCGGCGGTGTCCGCTTCGTCGACTTCGAACGAGCCTCGCTCGGCAACGGACTGGTCGAGCTCGCCTACTTCCGCATCGGCTTCCCCACCTGCTGGTGCGCGATGTCGGTCACCGGCGCCCCGCTCGCGGAGGTCGAGGACATCTACCGCACCACCTGGCGCGTCCTCACCGGCGGCGATGTGCCGGGCGACCTCGCTGACGCGTGCGCGAGCTGGCTGATCCAGGGAGACGCGCTCGTCGAGCGTGCCCACCGCGGCACGGCCGACCAGCTCGCCCGGGTACCCACCGAGGACTTCGAGTGGGGCTACGTCTCCGCCCGCGAGCGCCTCGTCCACCGCCTCGGCGTGGTCGCCGACATAACCCGCGACCACGACCACCTGCACGCCGTGGGCCACCTCAGCTCCGCGTTGGCCACACGCCTGTTGGAGCGCTGGCCCGCACTGCGGCCGCTGCCCGCGCACGACGCCCGCCCTTGGCACTGA
- a CDS encoding SDR family oxidoreductase, producing the protein MTKALAGKVAVVTGANSGIGRAAAQRFATEGAHVIITGRRQDALDAAAAEIGHHVTAVRGDIADPADLDRLFKLVADQGHRIDVLFANAGGGEFATLENVTPQHFDDTFDTNVRGTLFTVQKALPLLNDGASVILTGSTAATTGAEAFGVYAASKAAVRSFARTWANELRGRGIRVNTLVPGPIKTPGITGLAPDEEAAKSLRASFAQQVPLGRMGEPAEAAAAALFLASDQSSFITGTELYVDGGLNQI; encoded by the coding sequence ATGACGAAAGCACTCGCAGGCAAAGTGGCCGTGGTCACCGGGGCGAACAGCGGCATCGGACGGGCCGCCGCACAGCGCTTCGCCACCGAAGGCGCCCACGTGATCATCACCGGCCGGCGCCAGGACGCACTGGACGCGGCCGCGGCCGAGATCGGCCACCACGTCACCGCCGTCCGCGGAGACATAGCCGACCCCGCCGACCTCGACCGCCTCTTCAAGCTCGTCGCCGACCAGGGCCACCGCATCGACGTCCTCTTCGCCAACGCGGGCGGCGGCGAATTCGCCACCCTGGAGAACGTGACCCCGCAGCACTTCGACGACACCTTCGACACCAACGTCCGCGGGACCCTCTTCACCGTGCAGAAGGCACTGCCGCTCCTCAACGACGGCGCCTCGGTGATCCTGACCGGCTCCACCGCCGCAACCACCGGCGCGGAGGCGTTCGGCGTCTACGCCGCCTCCAAGGCCGCCGTCCGCTCCTTCGCCCGCACCTGGGCCAACGAACTGCGCGGCCGCGGCATCCGCGTCAACACCCTGGTCCCCGGACCGATCAAGACCCCGGGCATCACCGGCCTGGCACCCGACGAAGAAGCCGCCAAGTCCCTCCGCGCCTCCTTCGCCCAGCAGGTCCCCCTCGGCCGGATGGGCGAGCCCGCCGAAGCCGCCGCGGCAGCACTCTTCCTCGCATCCGACCAGAGCAGCTTCATCACCGGGACCGAGCTCTACGTCGACGGCGGCCTCAACCAGATCTGA